The genomic region GGACGCGCGCCTGCGCGGCCGCTCTTGATCTCCCGGTACACAAGCAAAGCGGCGCCGCAGGCGCGGCGCCCTCCACAAAGGTCTTGGTTGGATGGTGAAGAAGCCTCCAGACAAGTCTGGACCTACAAGAGCCCTCGCCCAGCTTTGCGCAGGGACGCGCGCCTGCGCGGCCGCTTTTGATCTTCTGGCGCACGCAAAGCAGCGCCCTCCAGAGCCGGAACAACGAGCACCCTGTGCCAGAGTCCCATTCATTGCTCGCCCGACGAAAAGCCAACGACGATCAACGCAGCTCACCACCCAGCGCCTGCCGATGGTGTCGCAGATGGTCGGCGACGAAGCTCTGGATGAAGTAGTAGCCGTGATCGTAGCCGACATGCCGACGCAGAGTCAGCGCCTGGCCGGCTTGGGCACAAGCTGCCTCAAAGCGCTCGGGCTGTAGCTGGCTGGACAGGAATTTGTCGGACAGGCCCTGGTCGATCAGGATTTCCCCGGCGAACGGAGCCTGAGCGATCAAGGCGCAGGCATCGTGCCGCAACCAGGCCTGTCGGTTCTCGCCCAGATAACGCGGCAGCGCCTTCTGGCCCCAGGGCACCTCGGTCGGCGCCACGATGGGCGCGAAGGCGGAAACGCTGCGGAAGCGCTGCGGATGCTTCAATGCCAGCGTCAGCGCTCCGTGGCCACCCATGGAATGCCCGAAAATGCCGCAGCGCGCCAGATCGGCGTTGAATTCCGCCGCGATGAGCTGCGGCAATTCCTGGCTGACATAGCTGTCCATACGAAAGCGCGCGGACCACGGGGCTTCGGTGGCATCCAGACAAAAACCCGCGCCCTCGCCGAATTCCCAATCGCCGGTTGCGCCGTCAAAACCGGTGTCACGTGGACTGGTATCGGGTGCCACCAGCATCAGTCCCAGTTCGGCCGCCACCCGCTGCGCGCCGGCCTTGATCGCGAAGGTCTCCTCATTGCAGGTCAAACCGGCGAGGTAAAACAGCACCGGCACGGCGCCCGGTGCCGATTGCGGCGGTCGATACACCGAAAAGCGCATTGGCCCGGCACAGCTGGCCGAATCGTGCTGATAAAAGCCCTGCACGCCGCCAAAGCAGGCGTGCTCGCTGAGCACCTGGATGGCCATCAGTAAATGACGACGCTGCGGATCGATTCACCCCGATGCATCAGATCAAAGCCCTCGTTGATCTGATCCAGCGGCAGGGTGTGAGTGATCAGGCTGTCGATATCGATACGGCCATCCATGTACCAATCGACGATCTTCGGTACATCCGTGCGACCACGGGCGCCGCCGAAGGCACTGCCACGCCAGTTGCGGCCGGTCACCAGTTGGAAAGGACGCGTCGAGATCTCCTTGCCGGAGTCAGCCACGCCGATGATGACGGACGTGCCCCAGCCCTTGTGGCAGCACTCCAGCGCCTGTCGCATGAGCGTGGTGTTGCCCACGCACTCGAAACTGTAGTCGGCGCCGCCCTTGGTCAGGCCGACCAGGTAACTGACCAAATCACCCTCGACTTCCTTCGGATTCACGAAATCGGTCATGCCGAATTTCTCTGCCAGTGCTCGCTTGGCCGGATTGATGTCCACACCGACAATCTGGCTGGCGCCCACCATGCGCGCGCCCTGGATCACGTTCAGCCCAATGCCGCCGAGGCCGAAAACCACCACCCGCGAACCGGCTTCCACCTTGGCCGTGTAGATCACCGCGCCGATGCCAGTGGTGACCCCACAGCCGATGTAGCAGACCTTGTCGAAGGGCGCGTCCTCGCGGATCTTGGCTACCGCGATCTCCGGCAGCACGATGTAGTTGGCGAAAGTCGACGTGCCCATGTAGTGATACAGCGGCTTGCCATCCAGCGAGAAACGGCTGCTGCCATCCGGCATCAAGCCCTGCCCCTGCGTGCTGCGGATGGCCTGACACAGATTGGTCTTGGGGTTGAGGCAGTACTCGCATTCACGACATTCCGGCGTGTACAGCGGAATGACGTGATCGCCCTTGCGTACGCTCTTGACCCCAGCACCGACATCGACAATGACGCCGGCGCCTTCATGGCCGAGGATCGACGGAAACAGCCCTTCCGCATCGGCACCCGACAGCGTGTAGGCATCGGTATGGCAGATACCGGTGGCCTTGATCTCGACCAGCACCTCGCCAGCGCGTGGGCCTTCAAGATCGACCATTTCGATGCTCAGCGGCGCACCCGCCTTGTGGGCTACAGCAGCACGGACTTTCATGTTCGACTCCGATCAGCAGAAGCCGGCAAGTTTAGCCAAGGGCTCGTCGCCGTGCTGCATTGACGACCGCCTGTGGGAGCGGATTCATCCGCGATCAACACTGCTCGGGCCTACCGCAGCCCTTTTCGCGGGCAGAGCCCGCTCCCACAGTTCAGAGCCAGGGCTCTTGACCGACAACCAGCAACCAGCAACCAAGAACCATCAAGCCGCTGCCGCCGATTCGTTGTCCAGATCGGCCAGACGATAGCCGGCGCTGTGGATGGTGTGCAGCAGGGTCTTCTGGAAAGGCTTGTCGATGACCTTGCGCAGGTTGTACAGGTGCGATCGCAGAGTATCGCTGTCAGGCAGCATGTCACCCCAGACTTCACGTTCGATATCGCGGCGCGACACCACCCGCGGCGATTCGCGCATCAGGATGGTCAGCAGCTTCAGGCCGATCGGCGACACCTGCATGTCCTTGCCACCCCGCGTCAGGCGCAACGTGGCCGTGTCCAGCAC from Rhodanobacteraceae bacterium harbors:
- the fghA gene encoding S-formylglutathione hydrolase, which translates into the protein MAIQVLSEHACFGGVQGFYQHDSASCAGPMRFSVYRPPQSAPGAVPVLFYLAGLTCNEETFAIKAGAQRVAAELGLMLVAPDTSPRDTGFDGATGDWEFGEGAGFCLDATEAPWSARFRMDSYVSQELPQLIAAEFNADLARCGIFGHSMGGHGALTLALKHPQRFRSVSAFAPIVAPTEVPWGQKALPRYLGENRQAWLRHDACALIAQAPFAGEILIDQGLSDKFLSSQLQPERFEAACAQAGQALTLRRHVGYDHGYYFIQSFVADHLRHHRQALGGELR
- a CDS encoding S-(hydroxymethyl)glutathione dehydrogenase/class III alcohol dehydrogenase, giving the protein MKVRAAVAHKAGAPLSIEMVDLEGPRAGEVLVEIKATGICHTDAYTLSGADAEGLFPSILGHEGAGVIVDVGAGVKSVRKGDHVIPLYTPECRECEYCLNPKTNLCQAIRSTQGQGLMPDGSSRFSLDGKPLYHYMGTSTFANYIVLPEIAVAKIREDAPFDKVCYIGCGVTTGIGAVIYTAKVEAGSRVVVFGLGGIGLNVIQGARMVGASQIVGVDINPAKRALAEKFGMTDFVNPKEVEGDLVSYLVGLTKGGADYSFECVGNTTLMRQALECCHKGWGTSVIIGVADSGKEISTRPFQLVTGRNWRGSAFGGARGRTDVPKIVDWYMDGRIDIDSLITHTLPLDQINEGFDLMHRGESIRSVVIY